The Gossypium arboreum isolate Shixiya-1 chromosome 2, ASM2569848v2, whole genome shotgun sequence region GACAACACTCCTGGCCAAACTGTATAGCTGCATTTGTTTATGATGGTAAACGTCGACGAACGAGCACCTGTAATAAAACCAGATTAAAACCAACAACAGGAGCAAAAACAACAACGACGAGAAATGAACTCGGCGAAATGATTTATGACCTGAGAATAGTTGAAGGAAGACGAACATAACCAATACAATCGTAAGTTGCAGAGCAGCCATTGGAAACTATATTTGCAAACACTTTGGTGAGTACTAAGAgtgttgcatatatatatatagaaagtaAATCTAATGTTGATGTGTGGGTACCATGTGATGATATGGGCAGTGGGGCAGAGCAAAGAAGCATGTATGATGAGGCACATGCTCAACCTGCAAACATTTGCAGTCGGCCATTGCTGTCCAAGTAATTCTTTTTCTTTGCTTAGGAAAACCAAAACAAATTGTCGCTATAAagctgacatatatatatatatatataatagtagaaTACATCAATGATGAAATAGGCTTTTGGAAGTATTGATGAGGTACATTGGGATTTCTGCATATTTGAGGTTGCAGAAAGGACATCAGGTTTGCAATTTGAGGCCATGATTTTGATAGGTAATTTGAACATATTCAAGAAGCTATGAGTCTCATATTTTTAACCAATGGCAGTCAACTTATATGTGCAAGTTGTCGAGGGTAATCACCAAGCAAGTTATACAAGGAGTTGACAGGGATGATTATTGTGGGTCAAATTACggttttggtccttttaccatgCTCAAGTTAGAGATTTGGTTCTACCTGAACTTTTTCTATGTGCCTCGCCACCATACGCAacatatactttaatttgacataatttagttTGGCTccccaaaattttgaaaatttttcaaagttttatcagagttttgaaatttttaattaggtctctctatttttttttttgaggttCTCATTGCTCctctcaaaaaaatttaaaaactaattaaacccttcataatttttagaaaattcttcaatgcccctcaaaattttttaaaaattttaatagacCCTTAAATTTTTTGAAGTATTTAACTAACCCCCTCCCAATCTTAATGGCATGTTCCCCATtgatttagtttttttattatcttttataATGTCATTGGTTAGTCCAAATAGTTTATTAATTATTTCGATTAAAATACagatgtatttttttttaaaattacccTTTCTAACATTTTATATATACATCAACATAATAATTTGAAAAGAATTCTCGTAAGAAAATTCAGATCAAAATTTTAGTCTAAGctatttatttcataaaaatagaatgataaaattacactaaattaaattataaggACTAACTTCATAATAAAGGAAATATGGCCATCATTGTGCAACTTGTCAATATTTTAAACTTGTTGGGTATAAATCTTGATTGGATTAAGGCTGCAAAACATCATTATCTAGCTCCATTATGCTCAACTCAACATAGGATCTAGCTGAGGCAAGTTGGTGAGCTTTGTTCAGCTCACTTGACCTTCATTTAGGATTTTACTTGTTGATTCACATGAAGTGTTAGCATAAAGGAATTTTggccctatatatatatatatatatatatatatatatatacctttacTAACACATACAAGCAAGCAACTTGACTGCAGTGGTCAATTGGggggttttatttattatttgctaAACAGTTGACTACTTGTGAGGAAACAGAGGTCAATGTCAAAAGATCATGCGAACGCCTCCGTGGCCTTACACCAGCCGTGAAGTTCTAAGGCAAATGGTGAAGGATTAGACTtgtttgagattgggttatttaTTCAAATTTGGAGGATTATTGTGAAATTTGAAAGGGCTTAGATAAAAATGTTAGTTTTAATAATGGGTTTCAGTTAGATCTGTTTGAGTTTGGTTATTCGTATGGGCCCGAAGGCTTGTACAAAATTTGAGAGGGTATAGACAAAAAtattaggcccgaaaaatggatTTAGGCAAAAAAATTAAGCTCGTTTAAAATATGGGCCAGGCTTGGACTTGAATATTCAATGCCCAAGCTCGACCCGACttgtttttaagtttataatagtttatattttgttatttatatatatattatgtaatttagaacacattaaaaattaaacttatactaaatatataatactacgtaatataaacattaaaataatgttaagataactatataaaacttttaataaataaaaaatattaaatattaaaataatataatataaataattttttaaaaaaatgggcgAGCCTAAAATGAGCTTGGGTTAGTCTTTTGTAAATATGGGCGGGTTttagcaaaattttaggcccatatttcaagTTGGGCGAGGCTTGGACAAGCATAAAGTATATTAATATTATGCTTAGGCTCACCCCTACCCGACCCATGAGCACATCTAGTTTGAGCACATAGGCATAGACCAGCTTCCTCAATGGCAAATTTATCATTTAGGCctttaaagttttataaaattacaaaataatattataagAAAATTGTATTTTAGTCCTTAGAAATTTATAATTTGTTTTGCCCCTAACCAATTCTCTAGCTACGCCTttttggaacaaaaaaaaaagtagacCCATTTAAAATATAGAACAAGCTCAAGTTCAAATTAAAAGCTCGAGCCTGATATGACCCAATTTTCTTTTAAGTTTAAAATTGGctactttttttcttttgttttaaatttttttatgtttaagaatttaataaaagaaaaatatataatggccataaaacatatatatttaataaatattaaataaaaattaaaatattttaaaaattagaattaaaatgttcgaatcttaaaatttttgagttaaacatttacaaatataaaatttgagatttatatTTCGATGCAAGGCCTCAATCTTTCGTAGCCCATAAACATCTTCATCCTCGTTAGGCCAGATCCAATATACTTTGGGCTTCTTGTTAAAGTGTGTCTAATGCTTCATAATGGGCCTTGTAGGCTGTAGCATTGCTTCGGCTGGTTCTTGGCTGTCCGGTACATGGAGGCCAATGTAGCATGGGAGAACTAGACCTATAAATTCGGAATCCAATCCGTAATAGTTTGAACAAGTAACTTAAAATGACTTGAGTTTGATATGACTCGACAAAAAGGTTTGATAGGTAAATATGTATGACTATAacacaaaattaactaaatttagaATGATTGACCTTAAAATAAATATACAAGATAACACGATTTAAACAGAACTTGAATGATAAACTTTAAAATCGATCTCAAACTCAATTGATCCAATTCAGATTCATCAATCCAAGACTAACTCCATCCGTCCATAGTTTATTAAGCCTTTGTGGAAAGATCTTCCAAGATGCTGAAGATAAACTTGATGAGCAATCGCATGTTTGCTGTGTTGTTGAAAGCAATCGAATTATGTTATGCTAACCAAATAAATCTTTGACACTTTGGGTAATTAGCGGCCACCTCAGACACTGCCCTACGCCCATTCACGGCTTGAACTTTCATCGGACTTTCTCAGAGGATTCTTACAAACACCTTGCAAGCATCCACTCGGAGAAGCTGGGAAACATAGCCCAAGTTGGGTTCTCAAGCCGAAAAGACATTTTTACCGAACACGGTAGCAGGGATGATTGCTGTGCGACATTGAACACAAGGTCTTTACCAATTATACCGAAGCTCGCAAGTGGTTTCAACGTGGTTCAATCACATTTAAAAGCACGTGTTGAGCATTATCCTTGACTCTAAATGACGATTATCCAATAATAAAAATCTATTAAGTAATGATTTTCACtataaaagatataaataacTCAACTCCACTACCTtcttctccaagacagaaaaaaaaaaaagtaatgttATATTGTCAAAAATAACccccatgaacacatatttatcaTTTCAACTCCAAATTTAGTATCCAGTCTTTTATATTCGAGTTTCATCATGATCAAATATCATGAGTGGGTTTTCTCCGAGGGCGAAATTAGAATGGCTGGCAGTGTCTCGGTCTctcttaaaatagaaaaattttcatttaaacttttcaaaaattttaaaattttaaattaatataaaacacGATAAATGAATAATTggaaaaatcaaacaaaaatcgaacaaaactcATCCATAATGTACTCACACGTTAAAAATAAAGACCTAAACATTACAATTACAAATTATGAAATTCGAACATGAATATTCAAAAACCGAAAACCGAGCCAATTAAGAAAATTATGTGGACCATTAACCAACTACTTAGGACCACGTTCTAGAATCAATAATCTAGAAATGTCAATTCGGAGTCTATCTTCCAGCCGCCCAGTTTGAATTTAAGGTACAACAATACATATCTAAATTTTCTGCCTTCTAGAAAACGGGTTCAATCCCGCCAAACAGGACcaaaatgtaaaaaataaaaaaagagctttaattttgaaattcagcaaatttatttcttttaaaaaaattaattattttttaaattttaaaagtgaaCAACTAAGAACAATTAATCAAGAAGTTAATGTTTTCCATCAATtgtacatattttttttattggtataatgataaatttagctctCAAAATTTACACATTCTATTAATTTGGTCCTGATTTAACAATGTTATCCTGCAACATTTGTGCAAATGTtgagattaaatttgtttaactTTTTTAGAATCAAGGTCAAAATGACAAATATGTAAGCATCGAATGCTAAATTTATTActatatcaatcaaaattatgtacaaCTGACGGAAGACATTAACGTCGTGATTAATTGTCCTTAGTTGCTCACTTTCAAATTTGATGAGGATTAAATTGCTCTAATTTTTTGAGAGGGACCAACTTgctcaattttgaaattgagagGACTGAAGAGATCTTTTTACCTTAACAAATTGGACTAAATTCATTTCGTTGATATAAATTTTTCTTATATTGGAAGGAGTATATTTAAGAAAGAATCCACATCggtattttaatcaaaataattaatcgTATTTAACTACTTGagctaactaataatattataaaaatgggataatataattttttacccTTGAACTTGGTAATTAGGTTCACTTTGGCACCTATACTTTTGTTTGACTCACTTAGGCACTTGAACTTGACAATTAGGTCcattttagtccctgaacttGAAGAGTGCCACATCATCCTttgaaaattaatatatatataaatttttaggtGATGATATGTTATAATCTTAGAGTGTCACGTTTAGTATTTTAATAACTAGGTTGGTGGTTGAACATGTCAAACTATCGATTCCTAATTTAACCAGTTCAACTGGTTCGATTGTCAGATCgacaataaatattttttattaaaccgACTCAATCTATTCAATTGTCAATTTGTGTCACGACTttcaaattttaccaatttcaagcAATTTTTAAGTCAATCGATTCAACCCATTTGTTTAAACTATTACATCAATCTGTTCTCTATCCATCCAATCCTATTCTATTCCAGTGGCATTATTCACATCATCAAATCTTTACATAATTCAAATCCAGAGACCAAAATGAATTTAGTTGCCAAATTCAATTACTAAAGTGGacaaaaaaaaatacatgtacCAAAGTGAATCTAATTCCCAAGTTCAAGGGCAAAAAAATACATTATCCCTATAAAAATTGAGAAACTAAATTAAACTAGATTAAAATATAGAGATTAACTATAATAAAGGGACTAAAACCAAAATTCAGCCAAAATTAAAGGAATGTTGTCCTGGAAATTATATGGGGCACATAAAGTGTACGAGCTTAATAGTCTTTGATAGAGTGCTATTTTAGAAGGTGAAGCCAATCAAGAAGACTTTATTGATAGTCAAATAAGTTCTATTAACACCATATTCTAGAATCAATAATCTAGATGTTTTGGAGGGGTttttttgtaaataaaaaaattaaaacaatgccTGCCGACTACtttgaatttaaagtacattagtataattatttcttattttttatatagttttttttttctattttttagttAGATTGGTACGAGTATTATTATCAGTATAGGAGTTCGAGTGTACTAAagcgtattatcctcctatttatgggtttgGGAGGGGTTATGGGTAATTCTAAGCATTGTGTCAAAAAGAGCAGATATGATCCGAACATATGATAAGattgttaaaaaaaataatttaagtttcatcatacataattgtGATATATGGACGAGAATGGCTAGTCTCTTAAACATGGAAATTTATGTTATAGTCCTTTTGAAAGATATAAATTATatggtaaaattgtattttagctttaaaataaattaaattcttGTAGAAAATGTAAAGTTATAAGCTAATATAATGGTAATTTCGTATTTCGATACTCACAAAAATTTATAACTCAAATTGGGTCCCTCTAGAAAAATTTATAGCTTCACTCTCGATGCAATGTGTGGGTTTCCAATTTCATCATGCGCATATGCCATGTATGGATTTTTCCTTTCGGATTCTTCTCGATTCTTTGTTCATTgtgttttgtattgatttgatttgattctaTGTTGTAATTGTTCGGACATATATTTGTAGTTACATTGTACTTGTGAATATATTCTATTTGTTTTCGGGGAAAAATTAGACATTATTTTGATACGCCTTTTGTATGGATAATTTACatattaattcaaatatatatttttaatacgcTAAATTTAAATTGTTCATACAGTAGGTGAAAATGTGTCTAAAATTTGATACATGTGTTTTAAATATCCGAACTAGCATTTAAACCCAAATTGGCAACTAGGCTAATAAAAGGAATTGATTGATATCGATCTTTTTGAGgacttaattaaaaatttttgaaatttggggATGTGTGATGcaattaaaactttttaaattCAAGATTAATTTGAAAACTACTTTTGTTGACATTTTAGGCCCAAGAAACTGtccataatttttaatttttccaccAAAAAGAAAAATAGTTTAACAAAAAATCGACATCTTCCAATTCCTTGTCAAAATTATCTGCTGGAAAATAGAATGAATCAAAAAGCTTCTAAAATATAATATGGGATTAATTGTCCTAGAGTCCTCTTACAATGGTCTAGATTTCAATTTGATAACCAAACTTCAAAACATTGTAGTTGAGTCCTCAAAGTATTGATATTATATCAATCAAGTCATGTTTTAGCCTAGTTGTCAACTTGGGCATTGGACACAAGCAAATTTAAAACACATGGATcaaattttaaatacatattgTACCTACTGCAATTGCAACCCGTGTAGATAGTACCCTTAAAACTTAAGCgggttattttttttcatttttttcaattttttttatcacaTCGGATACAAGCTATCAATGTGATAGGTGCATATATGTTTGAAATTCATTATATGTTCTAATTATATCTACCTTTTCTTTTAAATAATGCCTGGAACTACTTATAGTTCACCCCAACCTATAAATAGGGGATAATGCGCTTCAGTGTATTTGAATTCACATCCTCATGCATTAGCAACAATGCCCATGCCAATCGAACTAATACTCAATCgaccaaattaaaagaaattaaattgaactatttaaaaagcacaatatttttatttaaaataataattaaactattCAGTTACATACCTACCACTAGGGGTGTTCAAACGGTCGATTCGGTTAATACCCAAACCGAATTACTCGAAATGTAAAAATCTGTAACCATTAACCGAGTCAAAGTTTTTTTCAAATACATTAACCGAATCGAAATTtatgtcttttttttttgttaaaataagtataaaacatataaaaaaatacattaCTAATGTTCATTCTCTTTGTTTTTAATAGTTCAAAAAACTTTAAATGGAGGTAAAAACAACAAATAAGACATTAGAAACACTACCTAAGTCTtgaaaattaacaaccaaacactatattatatataaaatatattatttattttggttaaTTACTTGATTTCGAACGGAATTATCCAATAATCGAAATTTTAAAAAACTATTAACCAACTTCTAACTAAACTAAATTCAACTACTGACTGATTAATCGAATTAGATCAACTTGATcggttaattcaattttaactatGTATGAAATATTAATATGACATATTTATATATTAGGTCCCAATATTATTTTTCCTTCTAGAAGAAAGCGGTGGCAATATGGTTCCAAGCTAATGAAATGGTCCCAAAAATTTTGTGGTATCCTGTACCATTCCCATTAAATTGAAGATCTTTTTGGTCTCATGCATGTTCCCAATTGCGGCTAAGATCATCTATAAACCAatcatcatttatttatttattttattattagagGTGTTGATGAGACGAGCAGTTTATTTAATTCGTTATTTCGATTcattaaatttgaattattttgatataatttatttaaaattaataaattttaaaaatatattaatatttatatattttatagttaaaattaaataaatgctttttattttttaaagagtAAAACTTTCTATTTAAGTCCGATTCAATCTATTAACATATTAAGTTGAGATCactcattttaattttaaaaataaattattgttaaatTTATGAGTTTAAGAACACGCCATGTGTCATtgtattaaattttgaattcgagtttaaggttcaagattcgAGGATTTGaagttaatagtttaatatttgaGTTCGAAATTCAGGGTCAAGATACTAGGTTTGAAGTTTAGGGTTAAGAATTCAGGgtttaacataaaaaaataaaattatatatcaataacatgataaaattactgaaatattattaaattattaaaaaaatcataGCTAGTCTTATTTCTAATAATAAGCAGAATTTCATTCACACACAATTTAATAAATCATGGTCtaaatagtagtatttaattaaCAAAGAAAAGCTTAATTTCGATCTTTAATAACTGTAAAAAGTACAACGGTTTCTCAGAGTCTGCTTCCTAAATATCAGCCAAAGCACAACAAAGGCCGACAAAAAAGAGTACGTGGCACAATAAACGACTCTAATTTCCCCCGCTAAACTCGCCGGTCGTTTTTTTTTTGCCGTCGTTAGTAAATCagctttttttttatatatatatatgtatttgactGATTAACTGTACAGATTTATGGAAGTTTAAAAATCGTTGATGAGTTCAACTTCCAAACTCGGTAGCGTGAATGAGTCGACTCGGTTTACCAGCACTGATCGGTCTCCCAACTCCTCCCTCTATATCCTGAAACCCTAGAAACCGAAGTCAACGGCCGTTGGTTTCTCCATACAAGCTTACTATCGTAAACGGCTCGTTTTTGTGGATCCGATAAGGTACTGTACGCCGCGTGGATCTTCATGAACTCGTGCGCCGACGAATCTTTCCTATCGATTGCCGCCACGTCTGGATGGCAAACTCTAGCCAATCGGCGGTACGCCGATTTGATTTCCTCGTTCGAAGCACCGACGGGAATCCCTAGAACTTCGTACAACGACGTGCACGTCGCCATTCCTTGACGGCTTAGGTAACCGTTCGTCGATCCTTTCTGTTGTTGCGAAGTGTAAGTAGCGGCGGAGCGAGGTGGCCGGAATTTGGAGCGGGAAGTAGACGGCGGAGAAATCGGGGAAACGGAAAGAGAGGTTGAGATATAAAGAGAAGAGAGCATCGTATGATTCGGTTATCAGAGTTGCTATGTTTCGAGAAACAATTGGATGGCAAGGGATATAAATAGCGACCAAAGAgtgtttttctttaaaataaaaaataaaaaatataactaTATGTacgaataattataaaataaaatcaattttaatttaaaacaaaatataactaataaagtttaaattgtatcataaatttattttaatgggCCTTTTATAGATAAATTTATAAgtttattatgtattaatttataattgtattattttaagggactaaataatttttttccatttttaagagggattgaattgaaattttttacaggttaaagtttaattttactatattaatttataattttttatttataaaaaatcgaATTGGAAATTTTTCATTGAGAGTTTCCTTGCGAGTAAAAACTATCTATGACAATTATATATGGTTGAATTGGAGACCTACATCAACAAACCTAGAGCCTCGACTTTTGCCAaagttgaaattttattttatttatcgaTTGAATATAGTTCAGTTGACATCATTACTATTGTAATGAATAAGAGAACGTAAGTTCGAGCATATTTATACGTGTATTATTTTCAGATATAGGGACTATGAGCAATACTGGGAAGtgtaaaaaaaatagataaattacaaaACTATACATAACTTTTATACAACATGTAATGTCATACATAAACTTTAGTTTTATCGATTTTATACAcggaattttgatttgatttaattttaaaaatcactaataaTATTATCGAATCGATATCATTTTTGTTGGATATTACATACACAAGCAACCATATCAATCcaacatgaaaataaatatatatgctcgttttctttaaatatatataactgaatcaaaatcaaaatattatatatacatactgAACGACAATACAAATTATGTATAGTTgcatcaaataaaataaaaatattaaattccaCATTATCCATAAAATATTTACACAAAAAaagatttatttttttattttattttgttttatttttccaaattttaacTACGGTTATTTGGGTGACGGCGAATAAGTCCAACGCTTATCCGATTTGTGGTGGTCAAGTTTTGGCTATGAGTCAGCCACTGAACTCTGCCGTTTTCAATTTCTTCGTGCTTATCAagatttttctttttcccttacttgttttatgtaattaatatatatggaTAACAATTCAAAATAGAATTACTTTGGCCGATTCAGTCTTAGTTTGATTGCATGAATATTGTTGTCAATATAAGAGGACGTAGGTTCAAGTGTACTAAAACGTGTTATCTTCCTATTTAAAGGTTGTGAAGGGGTATGGGTAATTCTAGatattatgtaaaaaaaaaaaaaacagatatgaTCAAAACCCATAATAAAATTGTTCAAAAAATTGTTTAAGTATTTTTGATCTTGAGATAAATATTAATAGAAGATTTAAATATAAGTTTTGTCATTATATCAAtggtttaatttatatatatttcgtATTGATGTAgatgtatatgtttatttgaagtaATAAGTATTACATTATTATAATACAAATAGACTGTTTGATAATCATAAAGTAGAATTAAATTATTACAAAAAAAGGATTAAGAGTTTATTAGACCGATCATAGGTCGAGTTTTTGTAAGCCTATTTTTTAGGTTCGGGCTTGACTCGGCtcaaaaaatgggcttaaaattcTATCCAAATTCAGCCTACTCGTATTAAGTtttttagtatattttaaaaatataatacatcaaatacactaaaaacattCCCCAAAAATGAAAAAACTAATATAGCTGCaaattaacaagcaaatgcctttaaaataatagcaaaattaccaaCAAAACAGAAGTTATACAATATCCgaacaacaacaaaataataaaaaaaacaacaacaacgaAATGGTGGCAAAACAACTGATTCGAGTCCAAACTAATTTTTTGAATGTATATTTTTTGTCCAAACTCTCTCATTTTTCAGATGAACTTTTGAGTTTAGACGTATGACCCAATTTATGATTAGACCTAGAACTAATATATTCTAACCTAAATCGACGAATTAAACTAACTGGAGTACAACTTACACATAACAACAACTTAGGATGAAAACTCGAACATGGATGTTGCCTCTATCAAAAAAAAGGGTAGTAGCATGAAGTTTAATcatctaaaatttaatttttttttccttaaaaaatgTAATGCAAACTTATTTTGTAtagaataattttaatttttattgtttttagcATTTTCCTTGGTAGAAGGGATAcaagatttttaattttaattttaattttaattttaattttattattggttataaATGTGTTTCAGTGTGATTGAACAAGATGAGGGGTTCATATCCTATCCAAAAATGGGATATTTCAAGAAGGATATTTATGCATTGCATGTAGCCCACCGGCACTTGTTATTGcaaattaacaaatttttttttatatttaaaaaaacaatattGAATGTTATTTGTCAATTTGGTGGAGTAGACTCGGATTGAAATGGTCggtcaaataaaaaattaatcgaTATATCAATTCGAAAAAAAGAGATTAAATCTTGTTAATTCTAATTTTTCAagtattttgatataacaaaaagtATATTAAAAATTCACTACTTAAATCTGTAAAAATTGTTTATAAgtctttaaaattaatttcaaaGTGTTGGGcaaaataaattgttaaaaagCCTTGAATTAACTTATTTTTTTAATGAGTTTTTAAAGTCTGAAGGATTTCTACCGATACTTAGGTGGACAAGTATCAATAGAACTCAAGATGAAAAAACCTTGAAAAAGATACAGAATTCTACTAGTAGAACTGAGACTTCTATTAGTAGAGTGCACTCTAGTAAATAAGGTAGTTTTGACTTGGGATTTCTATCGATACCCTGGTCTATTCGATCGATACCTTGAGGACTTCTACTGAAACAAGTAAAGTCAATAGCCAAAGTTCAGCATCTCCTGCACTTCTATCGATACCTTGAGGACTTATACCGAAACAAGTCAAGTCAATGGTTAAAGTTCAGCATCCCCTGCACTTCTACTGATACTCTGATGGGTTCTACTGATACCAAATGAAACCTTCAGAATTCTACGGATATAACGAAGCTGCAGGCTGCATTTAGTGCTTGTTTTTATGGCTGCAACGACTCCATTTTGTCTCTAATGGATACAAACATCCACAAGGTTGATAGAGGACTTAAATACAAGGTAAGGCTCCCCATTGAAGTCAAGAAAGACAAGAAACAAGTACCTAACCTCCAAGAACTGAAATTTTCAATCTTTCTCAATATTTTACTGAATATTTCTTATACACACTTGTGGGTTAAGTTTTCTATCATTCTTTCAAATGTTGTAACTTTGTATGAGACTGTTTAATTGTTGATTATCTACCTTTTAGAGGTATCGTCTTATTCATCAttatttttctctcatttgtGAGGTGTTATTTAAGGTTTAACAGTATCCTTAAATGTTCAAATCTAGTGGATTGGGGAAGTGCTTAGTTGAgaaaagctaaggtagtggatgTAAGCAATTGAGGCCGAACCATTATAAATGCTTGAGTCGTTTTACTTTTACCCTTTCCCGAAAATGTTTTAATACACCAATTTAACCCCCATCTTGGTGCATTTCGATCTCAACAAATCGGTACGGATCAAATTAGAAATTCGATTGAACTGATTGAGTtggattttattaatatttttataaaattttaaataatttatttaatcaaatcacCAATCGACTGAATTAATCacattaatcaaattaaaaattaattatttgacAAATTCGACCACTAATGCAATTAC contains the following coding sequences:
- the LOC108481463 gene encoding chaperone protein dnaJ 11, chloroplastic-like, which produces MLSSLYISTSLSVSPISPPSTSRSKFRPPRSAATYTSQQQKGSTNGYLSRQGMATCTSLYEVLGIPVGASNEEIKSAYRRLARVCHPDVAAIDRKDSSAHEFMKIHAAYSTLSDPQKRAVYDSKLVWRNQRPLTSVSRVSGYRGRSWETDQCW